Proteins from one Mycobacterium sp. HUMS_12744610 genomic window:
- a CDS encoding DNA-3-methyladenine glycosylase family protein: MHCERTVAIPGPVDFRTTLAPLRRGLGDPCYQVAGDGAVWRTSLLPAGPVAARIARLSPDAVHCAAWGAGAPQFVELLPAMLGADDDASDFVPTDPTVAAAHRRVPHLRLGRTGQVLEALIPAVIEQRVPGADAFRSWRLLVSRYGTPAPGPAPVGMRVPPSPGVWRGIASWEFHRANVDPRRAQTVVSCARRADSLERLVSRPPAQAREALTSLPGVGVWTAAEAAQRAFGDADALSVGDYHLSKMIGWTLLGRPVDDAAMVELLEPMRPHRHRVVQLLYASGLAREPRRGARLPVQHISGL; the protein is encoded by the coding sequence GTGCACTGCGAGCGCACCGTCGCCATCCCGGGACCGGTCGACTTCCGGACCACCCTGGCCCCGCTGCGGCGGGGCCTGGGCGACCCGTGCTACCAGGTCGCGGGCGACGGCGCGGTCTGGCGGACCAGCCTGCTACCCGCCGGCCCCGTCGCCGCCCGGATCGCGCGCCTGTCGCCCGACGCCGTGCACTGCGCGGCGTGGGGCGCCGGCGCGCCGCAGTTCGTCGAGCTGCTGCCCGCGATGCTGGGCGCCGACGACGACGCATCGGACTTCGTGCCGACCGATCCGACGGTGGCCGCCGCCCACCGGCGCGTCCCGCACCTGCGCCTGGGCCGCACCGGCCAGGTTCTGGAGGCCTTGATCCCGGCCGTCATCGAGCAACGAGTACCGGGCGCCGACGCGTTCCGGTCGTGGCGCCTGCTGGTGTCGCGGTACGGCACGCCGGCCCCGGGGCCGGCGCCGGTGGGCATGCGGGTCCCGCCGTCGCCCGGGGTGTGGCGCGGCATCGCGTCGTGGGAGTTCCATCGCGCCAACGTCGACCCCCGGCGCGCGCAGACGGTGGTGTCCTGCGCGCGCCGGGCGGACTCGCTGGAGCGGCTGGTGTCGCGCCCGCCGGCGCAGGCGCGCGAGGCGCTGACCTCGCTGCCGGGGGTCGGGGTGTGGACCGCCGCCGAGGCCGCGCAGCGGGCGTTCGGGGACGCCGACGCCCTGTCGGTGGGCGACTACCACCTGTCGAAAATGATCGGCTGGACGCTGCTGGGCCGCCCGGTCGACGACGCGGCGATGGTCGAGTTGCTGGAGCCGATGCGGCCCCACCGCCACCGGGTGGTGCAACTGCTGTACGCCAGCGGGCTGGCCCGCGAACCCCGCCGCGGGGCGCGGTTGCCCGTGCAGCACATCAGCGGCCTGTAG
- a CDS encoding cytochrome P450 translates to MSQVVTDAPPAVRMPPATRLPPMLQALAFATARRSMMSRLARRYGRVFTVAIPLYGQQVVVGDPQLAKQVFTTSPEVLGNIRPNLSRLFGSGSVFGLEGEDHRQRRRLLAPPFHGKSMKNYESIIEEEALREIADWPEGVPFATLPSMMRITLNAILRAVFGAEGAELDELRRLIPPWVTLGSRLAALPKPRRTYGRFSPWGRLRAWRRRYDVIIDKLIDAARADPDFAERTDVLALMLRSTYDDGSVMSRKDIADELLTLLAAGHETTAATLGWAFERLSRHPDVLRALVAEVDDGGHELRQAAILEVQRVRTVIDFAARHVCSPTYQLGEWVIPQGNSILVCISQIHGNPEVFPDPDRFDPQRYLGNKPPAAAWIPFGGGTRRCVGAAFANMEMDVVLRTVLRHFTIETTTAPGERWHSRGVAFTPKDGGRVVVRRR, encoded by the coding sequence ATGAGCCAAGTCGTCACCGACGCGCCCCCGGCGGTACGGATGCCTCCGGCCACGCGCCTGCCACCGATGCTGCAGGCCCTCGCGTTCGCCACGGCCCGGCGGTCGATGATGAGCCGCCTCGCGCGCCGGTACGGCCGGGTCTTCACGGTCGCGATCCCGCTCTACGGTCAGCAGGTCGTGGTCGGCGACCCGCAGTTGGCCAAGCAGGTCTTCACCACCAGCCCCGAGGTGCTCGGCAACATCCGGCCCAACCTGAGCCGGCTGTTCGGCTCCGGCTCGGTGTTCGGCCTGGAAGGCGAGGACCACCGGCAGCGGCGGCGGCTCCTGGCCCCGCCGTTCCACGGCAAGAGCATGAAGAACTACGAGAGCATCATCGAGGAAGAGGCGCTGCGCGAGATCGCGGACTGGCCCGAAGGCGTGCCGTTCGCGACGCTGCCCTCGATGATGCGGATCACCCTCAACGCCATCCTGCGTGCGGTGTTCGGCGCCGAGGGCGCCGAACTCGACGAGTTGCGCCGGCTCATCCCGCCGTGGGTGACGCTGGGCTCGCGGTTGGCCGCCCTGCCGAAACCCCGGCGGACCTATGGGCGCTTCAGCCCCTGGGGTCGGCTGCGGGCGTGGCGCCGCCGCTACGACGTCATCATCGACAAGCTGATCGACGCCGCGCGCGCGGATCCCGACTTCGCGGAGCGCACCGACGTGCTCGCGCTGATGCTGCGCAGCACCTACGACGACGGATCGGTCATGTCGCGCAAGGACATCGCCGACGAGCTGTTGACGCTGCTGGCCGCCGGGCACGAGACGACCGCGGCCACGCTGGGCTGGGCCTTCGAGCGGTTGAGCCGGCACCCCGACGTGCTGCGCGCGCTGGTCGCCGAGGTCGACGACGGCGGCCACGAGCTGCGGCAGGCCGCGATACTCGAGGTGCAGCGGGTCCGCACGGTCATCGACTTCGCCGCCCGCCACGTCTGTTCGCCGACCTACCAACTCGGGGAATGGGTCATCCCGCAAGGCAATTCGATCCTGGTCTGCATTTCGCAGATCCACGGCAATCCCGAGGTCTTCCCCGACCCGGATCGCTTCGACCCGCAACGATACCTGGGCAACAAGCCGCCGGCGGCCGCCTGGATCCCGTTCGGGGGCGGTACCCGCCGGTGCGTGGGGGCCGCGTTCGCCAACATGGAGATGGACGTAGTGTTGCGAACGGTGTTGCGCCACTTCACCATCGAGACGACGACGGCGCCCGGCGAGCGCTGGCACTCGCGCGGTGTCGCGTTCACGCCGAAGGACGGCGGTCGGGTGGTGGTCCGCCGGCGCTGA
- a CDS encoding TetR/AcrR family transcriptional regulator has product MSPAVGRRPGRPPAARADQTRRRIVRAARQVFSERGFDGATFQEIAVRADLTRPAINHYFSSKQDLYREVVRQTNHDVVGAGIERARREGTLLGRLGAFLTVARQADMDNPAASAFLVTNVLEAQRHPELNAAENDAVRMTREFLIRAVGDAMDRGEIGVEIGAPALVEALLLLLCGTGFYAGYLRSHQEMQAVIETLRRLLEGALRRPAG; this is encoded by the coding sequence ATGTCGCCGGCGGTGGGTCGTCGCCCGGGCCGCCCCCCGGCGGCCCGGGCGGACCAGACGCGCAGGCGCATCGTGCGTGCCGCCCGCCAGGTGTTCAGCGAACGCGGGTTCGACGGAGCGACCTTCCAGGAGATCGCCGTACGCGCCGACCTGACCAGACCGGCCATCAACCACTACTTTTCCAGCAAGCAAGACCTCTACCGGGAGGTCGTCCGGCAAACCAACCACGACGTCGTCGGCGCCGGCATCGAACGGGCGCGCCGGGAGGGCACGCTGCTCGGGCGGCTGGGCGCATTTCTCACCGTGGCCCGGCAGGCGGATATGGACAATCCCGCCGCGTCGGCATTTCTCGTCACCAATGTGCTCGAAGCGCAACGCCATCCCGAACTGAATGCCGCGGAAAATGACGCCGTTCGAATGACCCGGGAATTTCTGATTCGGGCGGTCGGGGATGCGATGGACCGCGGCGAGATCGGCGTCGAGATCGGGGCCCCGGCATTGGTCGAGGCCTTGTTGCTGCTGCTGTGCGGCACGGGGTTCTATGCCGGTTATCTGCGCAGCCACCAGGAGATGCAGGCCGTCATCGAGACGCTGCGGCGGCTGCTGGAAGGCGCGCTCCGGCGTCCGGCGGGCTGA
- a CDS encoding chloride channel protein, translating into MAQEKTTADSARGSRVLSHAAGRAAGWLRANRLGLFCIALVVGVGAGIGAVGFRYLIFSFTWLATGHDEFGQQGWVGSDHLPWLGVGFFVVIPVLGGLLYGPLISRFAREARGHGVPEVMIAVADNGGRIRPQVTVVKALASALCIGSGGSVGREGPIVQIGAALASSAGQWVRMPENRLRVLVACGAAGGISATFNAPITGVFFAVELILRELSVEAIFTIMLSAMVADVIARVFFGAAPFLTRLPEGIELNHIANYLLVALLAVIAGLLGVLFKNVLYKAEDLCDRIWGPRPDWARPAVGGVVLGVLLLAVPQLYGVGYPVMYDAFAGHYALWFLVILAAGKMLACGLTIGIGGSGGVFAPSLFIGATSGMAFGMVVHQLIGPAVGNPAIYAIVGMGAVFASAARAPLTALASTVEMTGDFTLTLPVMLAVAVGTTVSRMLSYGTIYTTKLLRRGIDIDRPTPTHAFAHLTAADAMHPFTVPLDLGRTAAADQDWTAQLGPVTRVRQPQALFANDSLAQALRQLVLYGRDGLPVIDTEERRVQGWLTNQDVLRAVAAHLAASYPDIAASHQAAEWADPKAFAAEHDPRSQLPGYRIVEHTLGPDSAAVGRRIGELDWPPGHYPVSVIHQRQLMAADVAVRLDPGDRVNILVPTNGAREHDSAVKSDNRA; encoded by the coding sequence ATGGCGCAGGAAAAGACGACCGCCGATTCGGCGCGGGGGTCGCGGGTCTTGTCCCACGCGGCCGGGCGGGCCGCCGGCTGGCTGCGAGCAAATCGCCTCGGGCTGTTCTGCATCGCGCTCGTGGTGGGCGTGGGCGCCGGGATCGGCGCCGTGGGGTTCCGCTATCTGATCTTCAGCTTCACCTGGCTGGCGACCGGGCACGACGAGTTCGGCCAGCAGGGCTGGGTGGGCAGCGACCACCTGCCGTGGCTGGGGGTCGGGTTCTTCGTCGTCATCCCCGTGCTCGGCGGACTGCTGTACGGCCCGCTGATCTCCCGCTTCGCCCGGGAGGCGCGGGGCCACGGGGTGCCCGAGGTCATGATCGCGGTGGCGGACAACGGCGGCCGGATCAGGCCGCAGGTGACGGTGGTCAAGGCGCTGGCCTCGGCGCTGTGCATCGGCTCGGGCGGCTCGGTCGGCCGGGAAGGCCCGATCGTGCAGATCGGCGCCGCCCTGGCGTCCAGCGCGGGCCAGTGGGTCCGGATGCCGGAGAACCGGCTGCGGGTGCTGGTGGCCTGCGGCGCCGCCGGCGGCATCTCGGCGACCTTCAACGCCCCCATCACCGGCGTCTTCTTCGCCGTCGAGCTGATCCTGCGGGAGCTTTCGGTCGAGGCGATCTTCACGATCATGCTCTCGGCGATGGTCGCCGACGTCATCGCCCGGGTATTCTTCGGCGCGGCCCCGTTCCTGACCCGGCTGCCCGAGGGCATCGAGCTCAACCACATCGCCAACTACCTTCTCGTGGCGCTGCTGGCGGTGATCGCGGGGCTGCTCGGCGTGCTCTTCAAAAACGTCCTCTACAAGGCCGAGGACCTGTGCGATCGGATCTGGGGGCCCCGCCCGGACTGGGCGCGCCCGGCCGTCGGCGGCGTCGTGCTGGGAGTACTGCTGCTGGCCGTGCCCCAGCTGTACGGCGTCGGCTACCCCGTGATGTACGACGCCTTCGCCGGCCATTACGCGCTGTGGTTCCTCGTCATCCTCGCGGCGGGCAAGATGCTGGCCTGCGGGCTGACCATCGGCATCGGCGGTTCGGGCGGCGTGTTCGCGCCCTCGCTGTTCATCGGGGCCACCTCCGGCATGGCCTTCGGGATGGTGGTGCACCAGCTCATCGGCCCGGCCGTCGGCAACCCCGCAATTTACGCGATCGTCGGCATGGGCGCGGTGTTCGCCTCGGCCGCGCGGGCCCCACTCACCGCGCTGGCCAGCACGGTGGAGATGACCGGGGACTTCACGCTGACGCTGCCGGTCATGCTGGCCGTGGCCGTCGGCACCACGGTGTCGCGCATGCTGTCCTACGGCACCATCTACACCACCAAGCTGCTGCGCCGCGGCATCGACATCGACCGACCGACCCCGACCCACGCGTTCGCCCACCTGACCGCCGCCGACGCCATGCACCCGTTCACCGTTCCGCTGGACCTGGGCCGCACGGCGGCCGCCGACCAGGACTGGACGGCGCAGCTGGGACCGGTCACCCGCGTCCGCCAGCCGCAGGCGCTGTTCGCCAACGACAGCCTGGCCCAGGCGTTGCGGCAGCTGGTCCTCTACGGCCGCGACGGACTGCCCGTCATCGACACCGAGGAGCGGCGCGTCCAGGGCTGGCTGACCAACCAGGACGTGCTGCGCGCGGTGGCGGCACACCTTGCCGCGTCCTATCCCGACATCGCGGCCAGCCACCAGGCGGCCGAGTGGGCTGACCCGAAAGCCTTTGCGGCCGAACACGATCCGCGTAGCCAGTTGCCCGGTTACCGCATCGTCGAGCACACGCTGGGCCCGGACTCGGCCGCCGTCGGCCGACGCATCGGCGAACTCGACTGGCCGCCCGGGCACTACCCGGTGTCCGTCATCCACCAGCGCCAGCTGATGGCCGCGGACGTGGCCGTCCGGCTCGACCCGGGCGACCGGGTCAACATCCTCGTACCCACCAACGGTGCGCGCGAGCACGATTCGGCGGTCAAGTCCGACAACCGGGCCTGA
- the msrA gene encoding peptide-methionine (S)-S-oxide reductase MsrA gives MTTRKAILAGGCFWGMQDLIRKQPGVVSTRVGYTGGDVPNATYRHHGTHAEAIEIVYDPAVTDYRTMLEFFFQIHDPTTKNRQGNDLGPSYRSAIFYLDDEQKRIALETIADVDASGLWPGKVVTEVSPAGDFWEAEPEHQDYLQRYPHGYTCHYVRPGWKLPRRATADQ, from the coding sequence ATGACAACGCGCAAGGCTATCCTCGCCGGCGGCTGCTTCTGGGGCATGCAGGACCTGATCCGCAAGCAGCCCGGCGTCGTCTCCACCCGCGTCGGCTACACCGGCGGCGACGTCCCCAACGCGACCTATCGCCACCACGGCACCCACGCCGAGGCGATCGAGATCGTCTACGACCCCGCGGTCACCGACTACCGCACGATGCTGGAGTTCTTCTTCCAGATCCACGACCCCACAACGAAGAACCGTCAGGGCAACGACCTGGGCCCCAGCTACCGCTCGGCCATCTTCTACCTCGACGACGAGCAGAAGCGGATCGCGCTGGAGACCATCGCCGACGTCGACGCGTCGGGCCTGTGGCCGGGCAAGGTCGTGACCGAGGTCAGCCCGGCCGGCGACTTCTGGGAGGCCGAGCCCGAGCACCAGGACTACCTGCAGCGCTACCCCCACGGGTATACCTGCCACTACGTGCGTCCCGGCTGGAAGCTGCCGCGCCGGGCCACCGCCGACCAGTAG
- a CDS encoding nuclear transport factor 2 family protein encodes MTTPFDDPQGELAWMFFQCTSEGGDLDEGFSLLSDDFTFWTLYTRTSCDKETFRRSVERRKHNLEVTVDLVRCVNEGDTVVVEATATGTTTDGAAYDSPFVCIVDTREGLIVSMRLYGDTRAQAAALPGWAPY; translated from the coding sequence GTGACGACGCCGTTCGACGACCCGCAGGGAGAGCTGGCCTGGATGTTCTTCCAGTGCACCAGCGAAGGCGGCGACCTGGACGAGGGCTTTTCGCTGCTCAGCGACGACTTCACCTTCTGGACCCTGTATACGCGCACCTCCTGCGACAAGGAGACGTTCCGGCGGTCCGTCGAACGGCGCAAACACAACCTCGAAGTCACCGTCGACCTGGTGCGCTGCGTCAACGAGGGCGACACGGTGGTCGTTGAGGCGACGGCCACCGGAACAACCACCGACGGCGCAGCCTACGACAGCCCGTTCGTATGCATCGTCGACACCCGCGAAGGGCTGATCGTCTCGATGCGCCTGTACGGCGACACCCGGGCGCAGGCCGCGGCGCTGCCCGGGTGGGCCCCCTACTGA
- a CDS encoding NAD-dependent epimerase/dehydratase family protein, with translation MSAKPKLVIGANGFLGSHVTRRLVDDGAQVRAMVRPNANTRAIDDLELTRFHGDVFDTATLQQAMDGVDDVYYCVVDTRAWLRDPSPLFHTNVEGLRNVLDVAAEAGLRRFVFTSTYATVGRRHGHVATEDDVIASRGMTPYVQSRVQAENLVMRYVAEAGLPAVAMCVSTTYGSGDWGGTPHGAFIAGAVFGKLPFLMNGIALEVVGVDDAARAMILAAERGRVGERYLVSEKMIALNDVVRIAAEEAGVPPPRRAISVPVLYAMAALGSLRARRSGKDAQLSLASVRMMRAEAPVDSGKARRELGWQPRPVEESIREAARFWAAMRAAKA, from the coding sequence GTGAGCGCCAAGCCCAAGCTGGTGATCGGCGCCAACGGTTTTCTGGGCTCGCACGTGACGCGCCGGCTCGTCGACGACGGCGCGCAGGTCCGGGCGATGGTGCGCCCGAACGCCAACACCCGCGCCATCGACGACCTCGAGCTCACCCGCTTTCACGGCGACGTGTTCGACACCGCGACGCTGCAGCAGGCGATGGACGGCGTCGACGACGTCTACTACTGCGTCGTCGACACCCGCGCGTGGCTGCGCGATCCCTCGCCGCTGTTCCACACCAACGTCGAAGGCTTGCGCAACGTCCTCGACGTCGCGGCCGAAGCCGGCCTGCGCAGGTTCGTCTTCACCAGCACCTACGCGACGGTGGGCCGGCGGCACGGGCACGTGGCCACCGAGGACGACGTCATCGCTTCGCGGGGTATGACGCCCTATGTGCAGTCGCGGGTGCAGGCCGAAAACCTGGTGATGCGCTACGTGGCCGAGGCCGGGCTGCCCGCGGTGGCGATGTGCGTCTCCACGACCTACGGCAGCGGCGACTGGGGCGGCACCCCGCACGGCGCGTTCATCGCCGGCGCCGTCTTCGGCAAGTTGCCCTTCCTGATGAACGGCATCGCGCTCGAGGTCGTCGGTGTCGACGACGCCGCCCGGGCGATGATCCTGGCCGCCGAGCGCGGGCGCGTCGGCGAGCGCTACCTGGTCTCGGAGAAGATGATCGCGCTGAACGACGTCGTGCGCATCGCCGCCGAGGAGGCCGGTGTGCCGCCGCCGCGACGCGCGATCTCGGTGCCAGTGCTCTACGCGATGGCCGCGCTGGGCAGTCTGCGGGCCCGGCGCAGCGGCAAGGATGCCCAGCTCAGCCTCGCCTCGGTGCGCATGATGCGCGCCGAGGCCCCCGTCGACAGCGGCAAGGCCAGGCGCGAATTGGGCTGGCAGCCGCGCCCGGTCGAGGAGTCGATCCGGGAGGCCGCCCGGTTCTGGGCCGCCATGCGTGCCGCCAAGGCGTGA
- a CDS encoding DUF427 domain-containing protein, translated as MSHPEIKEPSAGHPITIEPTPGRVQVRVNGELIADTTAALQLREATLPVVHYVPMDDVVAERLTRTDTSTYCPFKGEASYYSVTTGAGDTVDDAIWTYEQPYPAVAAIAGHVAFYPDKADISVSAQ; from the coding sequence ATGAGCCACCCGGAGATCAAGGAACCCAGCGCCGGGCACCCGATCACCATCGAGCCGACACCGGGACGGGTACAGGTGCGCGTCAACGGCGAGCTGATCGCGGACACCACCGCCGCGCTGCAGCTGCGCGAGGCCACTTTGCCCGTCGTGCATTACGTTCCGATGGACGACGTGGTCGCCGAACGGCTGACCCGCACCGACACGAGCACCTACTGCCCGTTCAAGGGTGAGGCCAGCTACTACAGCGTGACCACCGGCGCCGGGGACACCGTCGACGACGCGATCTGGACCTACGAGCAGCCCTACCCCGCGGTCGCGGCGATCGCCGGGCACGTCGCGTTCTACCCCGACAAGGCCGACATCAGCGTGTCCGCTCAGTAG
- a CDS encoding TOBE domain-containing protein, with translation MRLSTRNQLKGTITEVNLGSVMAIVKVKLDGGEQVVTSSITKDAAAELGLAVGQPATVFIKSTEVMIGVE, from the coding sequence ATGCGGCTATCGACCCGGAATCAGCTCAAAGGCACCATCACCGAGGTCAACCTCGGCAGCGTGATGGCGATCGTGAAGGTGAAGCTCGACGGCGGCGAGCAGGTCGTCACGTCCTCGATCACCAAGGACGCGGCGGCCGAGCTCGGCCTCGCGGTCGGTCAGCCCGCGACCGTGTTCATCAAGTCCACCGAGGTCATGATCGGCGTCGAGTAG
- a CDS encoding Dps family protein has translation MTQFTIPGLTDKQGARLAEVLQKQLSTYNDLHLTLKHIHWNVVGPNFIGVHEMIDPQVEAVRGYADEVAERIAALGASPMGTPGAIVNDRTWDDYSVGRDCVQSHLAALDLVYTGVIEDLRKAIDETEELDPVTQDMLIGHAAPLEKFQWFVRAHLESAGGKLAHEGASSERDAASSARG, from the coding sequence ATGACACAGTTCACAATTCCCGGATTGACCGACAAGCAAGGGGCGCGGCTGGCCGAAGTGCTGCAGAAGCAGCTGAGCACCTACAACGATCTGCACCTCACGCTCAAGCACATTCATTGGAATGTGGTGGGCCCCAACTTCATCGGGGTGCACGAGATGATCGACCCGCAAGTCGAGGCGGTGCGGGGCTACGCCGACGAGGTGGCCGAGCGCATCGCCGCGCTGGGGGCCTCGCCCATGGGCACCCCCGGCGCGATCGTCAACGACCGCACCTGGGACGACTACTCGGTGGGGCGCGACTGCGTGCAATCCCACCTGGCCGCGCTGGATCTGGTCTACACGGGCGTGATCGAGGATCTGCGCAAGGCGATTGACGAGACCGAGGAACTCGACCCGGTCACCCAGGACATGCTGATCGGCCACGCCGCCCCGCTGGAGAAGTTCCAGTGGTTCGTCCGGGCGCACCTCGAGAGCGCCGGCGGCAAGCTGGCGCACGAGGGTGCCTCGAGCGAGCGGGACGCCGCGAGCAGCGCGCGCGGCTGA
- a CDS encoding nuclear transport factor 2 family protein, giving the protein MTTREFSRDELSAAFEKFEETVARAAETRDWDAWVEQYTPDVDYIEHAMGTMHGRDEVRTWIQRTMTTFPGSHMVAFPSLWSVLDESTGRVICELDNPMRDPGDGTVISATNISIVTYAGDGQWCRQEDIYNPLRFLKAGMKWCRTAQALGTLDEDAARWMQQNGGAR; this is encoded by the coding sequence GTGACCACGCGCGAATTCTCCCGCGACGAGCTGTCGGCCGCCTTCGAGAAGTTCGAGGAGACAGTCGCCCGGGCCGCCGAGACGCGGGACTGGGACGCCTGGGTCGAGCAGTACACGCCGGACGTGGACTACATCGAGCACGCGATGGGCACCATGCACGGCCGCGACGAGGTCCGCACCTGGATCCAGCGCACGATGACGACCTTCCCGGGCAGCCACATGGTCGCATTCCCGTCGCTGTGGTCGGTCCTCGACGAGTCCACCGGCCGGGTCATCTGCGAGCTGGACAACCCGATGCGCGACCCCGGCGACGGGACCGTCATCAGCGCCACCAACATCTCCATCGTCACTTACGCCGGCGACGGCCAGTGGTGCCGGCAGGAGGACATCTACAACCCGCTGCGCTTCCTGAAGGCCGGGATGAAGTGGTGCCGCACGGCCCAGGCCCTGGGCACCCTCGACGAGGACGCCGCGCGGTGGATGCAGCAGAACGGAGGGGCCCGGTGA
- a CDS encoding pirin family protein — MPPVTADPLALPRLGPAGPADTERPIRSVHTGRRGYEGEGFPVVRAFAGVGAAALDPFVHMDQMGEVDYRPGEPRGTDWHPHRGFETVTYMLDGKMAHQDSYGGGGLITDGATQWMTAGAGILHIETPPAELVERGGLFHGIQLWVNLPRKDKFAPPRYQAIEGGDVALLASGDGGALVRVIAGEIDGHRGPGVTHTPITLAHATIENGARLNIPWRRDFNALLYVLSGSGYAGPLEHPIHQGQLAVLGPGDRITVGAPTNRRPAGIDVLLLGGRPIREPVFHYGPFVMNSRAELIEALRDYEAGKFGTIPPNALMPHHRGGTLY, encoded by the coding sequence ATGCCGCCCGTCACCGCAGACCCACTCGCACTGCCCCGGCTCGGCCCGGCCGGACCCGCCGACACCGAACGCCCCATCCGGTCGGTCCACACCGGCCGGCGCGGCTACGAGGGGGAGGGGTTCCCCGTCGTCCGGGCGTTCGCCGGAGTCGGCGCCGCCGCCCTCGACCCGTTCGTGCATATGGACCAGATGGGCGAGGTGGACTACCGGCCGGGCGAACCGCGCGGCACCGACTGGCACCCGCACCGCGGCTTCGAAACCGTCACCTACATGCTCGACGGAAAGATGGCCCATCAGGATTCGTACGGCGGTGGCGGCCTGATCACCGACGGGGCCACGCAGTGGATGACCGCCGGTGCGGGCATCCTGCACATCGAGACCCCGCCCGCCGAACTGGTCGAGCGTGGCGGCCTCTTCCACGGCATCCAACTCTGGGTGAACCTGCCGAGGAAGGACAAATTCGCGCCGCCGCGGTACCAGGCGATCGAGGGCGGCGACGTGGCGTTGCTGGCCTCTGGCGACGGGGGCGCGCTGGTCCGCGTCATCGCCGGTGAGATCGACGGCCACCGTGGCCCCGGCGTCACCCACACGCCGATCACGTTGGCCCACGCGACGATCGAGAACGGCGCCCGGCTCAACATCCCGTGGCGGCGCGACTTCAACGCGCTGCTGTACGTCTTGTCCGGCAGCGGGTATGCCGGACCGCTCGAACATCCGATCCACCAGGGCCAGCTGGCCGTGCTGGGTCCCGGCGACCGCATCACCGTCGGCGCCCCGACGAACCGGCGCCCGGCGGGAATTGACGTGTTGCTCCTGGGCGGACGGCCCATCCGCGAGCCGGTATTCCATTACGGGCCATTTGTGATGAACTCGCGCGCGGAATTGATCGAGGCGCTGCGCGACTACGAAGCCGGAAAGTTCGGTACCATTCCGCCGAATGCTTTAATGCCGCATCACCGGGGTGGCACACTTTACTGA
- a CDS encoding TetR/AcrR family transcriptional regulator, whose amino-acid sequence MTAAADDAVGDPPGKADPFRLRLLEGLATSIDERGYRASTVADIVRNARTSKRTFYDRFASKEACFLELLQADNEKLGHGIAAAVDPEADWSVQIRQAVEAYAGHIEARPALTLSWIRELPSLGAIARPAQRRGIQLLSDLLIDLSASPGFRRAGLPPLTGSLAVILLGGLRELTALAMEDGKAARDIVEPAVDASIALLGPRG is encoded by the coding sequence ATGACGGCGGCCGCCGACGACGCGGTCGGCGACCCGCCGGGCAAGGCCGATCCGTTCCGGCTCCGGCTGCTCGAGGGCCTCGCCACCTCGATCGACGAGCGCGGTTACCGCGCCAGCACCGTCGCCGACATCGTCCGCAACGCCCGCACGTCCAAACGCACCTTCTACGACCGGTTCGCCAGCAAGGAAGCGTGCTTCCTGGAACTGCTGCAGGCCGACAACGAGAAGCTGGGACACGGCATCGCCGCGGCGGTCGACCCCGAAGCCGACTGGTCCGTGCAGATCCGGCAGGCCGTCGAGGCCTACGCCGGACACATCGAGGCCCGGCCCGCCCTCACGTTGAGCTGGATCCGTGAGCTGCCCTCGCTCGGTGCGATCGCCCGGCCCGCACAGCGCCGCGGGATTCAGCTGCTGTCCGACCTGCTGATCGATTTAAGCGCCAGCCCGGGGTTCCGCCGCGCCGGCCTGCCACCGCTGACCGGATCGCTGGCCGTGATCCTGCTGGGCGGGTTGCGCGAACTGACCGCCCTGGCGATGGAGGACGGGAAGGCTGCGCGCGACATCGTCGAACCGGCCGTCGACGCGTCCATAGCCCTGCTCGGCCCGCGCGGTTAG